A window from Branchiostoma lanceolatum isolate klBraLanc5 chromosome 9, klBraLanc5.hap2, whole genome shotgun sequence encodes these proteins:
- the LOC136441720 gene encoding leucine-rich repeat-containing protein 4B-like, whose translation MVVALASLYKSEMLLTVLLVMLMTPRTVFSTRSCPRVCVCSGSHFYVDCGDRGLTKVPKFVPYVVQSFTLPNNNITRLGVDQFVSLQQLEILQLSDNIISDIDDGAFSNLTKLETLELHNNRLTSVPSAAFTSLVGLRELWIGRNPIASLQANAFSPLQRLRFLDLGQLGRLQTVSKDAFAGLTRLVYLNMAMSNLKSVPYLQYLTSLEELDLSGNYIEVLRTEDFLNLTTLRRLALVFSSVKTIQVDSFNDLSRVQELDLSYNNLTTLPPELTYSLYYLRKIDLSENPWNCTCELSWLVDWLGVHVPNRTVDSIGTCETPVSLQGTALVNLQQYMLQCTDENGTNPRLEVPEGDSASLYCNDGKAREVSWITPNGTVMSHGSYKVRVRVFNDGSLNITSVTMSDSGLYRCMSDKTSSSKWSGTILKVIPRKPKSSSSTDFPVPGTPVESFTISTNSCEPVTKMDIGGQNKSFEENITASPPVNVIPGGNGETDDNADYESGKEPVDHKKYIISSIVSLISFGFLMWTVCFLCARCTRARKRRKKKKAAARGQCSDSNSCNSISNHMPAVVDVYGVGTSGDSPCKGNCATLKTFGEKGGVKIDIHEIPSVKNISPSKSKSTLTTFVDSSMETIV comes from the coding sequence ATGGTAGTGGCCCTGGCGAGTCTGTACAAATCGGAAATGTTGCTCACGGTCTTGTTGGTGATGTTGATGACTCCCAGGACGGTATTCTCGACCAGGTCGTGCCCCCGTGTGTGCGTTTGCAGCGGCTCGCACTTCTACGTGGATTGCGGGGACCGGGGCCtgacaaaagtgccaaaattcgTGCCCTACGTGGTGCAGTCCTTTACTCTCCCGAACAACAATATCACAAGGCTGGGTGTAGACCAGTTCGTCAGCCTGCAGCAGCTAGAAATCTTGCAACTTAGCGATAACATCATATCAGATATAGACGACGGTGCTTTCAGCAACCTCACGAAGTTGGAAACTCTTGAACTGCACAACAACAGATTAACGTCTGTGCCGTCGGCGGCTTTCACGTCCTTAGTGGGGCTCCGGGAACTTTGGATTGGCAGAAATCCGATCGCCAGTCTTCAAGCAAATGCTTTCTCACCTCTTCAAAGGCTGCGATTCCTTGATCTTGGACAGTTGGGCCGTCTTCAAACTGTATCAAAAGATGCGTTTGCAGGTCTAACGCGGCTAGTGTACTTGAACATGGCAATGTCGAACCTTAAAAGCGTGCCTTATCTTCAGTACCTAACAAGTCTGGAGGAGCTGGACTTGTCAGGAAATTACATTGAAGTGCTCAGAACAGAAGACTTTTTGAACTTGACGACACTGCGTAGACTCGCTCTGGTGTTTTCGTCCGTCAAAACCATACAGGTGGATTCTTTTAATGACTTGTCAAGAGTGCAGGAATTGGATTTATCATACAATAACTTGACGACGCTGCCTCCAGAATTGACGTACTCTCTATATTATTTACGAAAAATTGATCTTAGTGAAAATCCCTGGAACTGTACGTGTGAGCTTTCATGGTTGGTGGACTGGCTGGGTGTACACGTGCCGAACAGGACTGTGGATTCAATAGGAACCTGCGAGACTCCGGTTAGTCTACAGGGCACGGCGTTAGTGAATCTCCAGCAGTACATGCTACAGTGCACTGATGAAAACGGGACCAACCCACGGTTAGAGGTTCCGGAAGGGGATAGCGCCTCCCTCTACTGCAATGACGGGAAGGCGAGAGAAGTGAGCTGGATAACCCCAAATGGGACCGTGATGAGCCATGGCTCATACAAAGTCAGGGTCAGGGTGTTCAACGACGGGTCTCTCAACATCACCAGTGTGACCATGAGCGACTCGGGTCTGTACAGGTGCATGTCTGACAAAACGTCCAGTAGCAAATGGTCGGGAACCATCTTGAAAGTCATTCCAAGAAAGCCGAAGTCCTCCAGCAGCACTGATTTCCCTGTGCCAGGAACGCCAGTGGAAAGCTTCACAATTAGCACCAACTCATGCGAGCCGGTGACAAAGATGGATATCGGCGGTCAGAATAAGTCCTTTGAGGAGAACATTACTGCTTCGCCTCCCGTTAATGTAATTCCTGGTGGGAATGGGGAGACGGATGATAATGCGGACTACGAGTCGGGCAAGGAACCCGTGGATCACAAGAAATACATCATATCATCTATAGTTTCTTTGATTTCCTTCGGATTTCTAATGTGGACCGTGTGCTTCCTTTGTGCTCGATGTACGAGGGCGAGGAaaaggagaaagaagaaaaaggcgGCCGCTAGGGGGCAATGTTCTGATTCTAATAGTTGTAACTCAATCAGTAATCATATGCCCGCTGTTGTGGATGTTTACGGTGTTGGTACATCCGGAGATAGCCCTTGTAAGGGGAACTGTGCCACCTTGAAGACGTTTGGAGAGAAGGGAGGGGTGAAAATAGACATCCACGAGATTCCATCAGTCAAGAACATCAGCCCCTCGAAGTCGAAGTCTACCCTAACAACGTTTGTGGACTCTTCTATGGAGACTATTGTATGA